The Thermomonospora curvata DSM 43183 DNA segment GATCGGCGCCGGGGTCGTCGCGGCGGCGGGCATCGGGCTGTGCCTGCGCGGCGCCCGCCGCGAGCTGGACGAGCGGACCGCTCCGCTGGCGGGGCTGAGCGCGGCGTTCGTGTTCGCCGCCCAGATGATCAACTTCCCGGTGGCGGCCGGCACCAGCGGGCACCTGATGGGCGGCGCGCTGGCGGCGATCCTGGTGGGCCCCTACACGGGGGTGCTGTGCATCTCGGTCGTGCTGCTAGTGCAGATGCTGTTCGCCGACGGCGGGGTCACCGCCTATGGGATCAACGTCACGCTCATGGCCCTGACCGGGGTGCTGGTCGGCTACGGGGTCTTCAAAGCGGTGACCGCGCTGCTGCCGGGCGGCCTGGCCCACAGCAGGGCGGGACTGACCGCGGCCTCCTTCCTGGGGGCGCTGGCGTCCGTGCCCGCCTCGGCCCTGGTGTTCGTGGCCCTGTTCGCCCTCGGCGGCACCGCCGATCTGCCGCTGGGCGCGGTGCTGGGCGCCATGCTCGGCGTGCACCTGCTGATCGGCATCGGCGAGGGCGTGATCACGGCGATCACCGTCGGCACCGTGGCCGCCGTCCGCCCGGACCTGGTGTACGGGCTGCGCGGCCGGCCCGCCTCGCCGCTGGAGATCCGCACGCCCCGCTCGGTGGAGGTCTGAGGCAGATGAAAACCGGCAACCGGCGCTTTGCCGTGGTCTTCCTGCTGGTCGCCCTGGTGGTGGCCGGGGTGGTCAGCTTTTACGCCAGCGGCGACCCCGACGGGCTGACCAAGGTCGCCGAGGACAAGGGGTTCGCCGCCCAGGAGAAGGAGCACCCGCTGTCGGGCTCCCCGCTGAGCGACTACGGCGTCAAGGGCGTGGAGAACGAGCGGCTGTCGGTCGGGCTGGCCGGGGTCATCGGCGTCGCCCTGACCGCCGCGGCCGGCGGCGGGCTGTTTTGGGTGCTGCGGCGCCGCGACGGCTCGGCCGCCGCGGACGCGCCGGCCGCATCCGGCGCCGGAAAGCCCTGATGAACCCCGTCGCGAAGAAACGGAGCACACCGCTGGAGCCGTCCGGAGGCCGCCGCGGAGTCCGGACGGCCCCGGCCGTCTGATACGGCGATGACAGGACTCGGCCGGCGGCTGTACCTGCCTGAAGACACCCCGCTGCACCGGCTGCCGCCCCAGTGCAAGCTGGCGGCGGCCGGGGCGTTCGTGCTGGCGGTGGTGTGCACCCCGCGCGAGGCGGTCTGGGCGTTCGGCGTGTACGCGCTCATGCTGGCCGCCGTCGCCGCGCTGGCCCGGGTGCGGCCGGGCTTCCTGCTGCGGCGCATGGTCATCGAGGTGCCGTTCGTGGCGTTCGCGCTGCTGCTGCCGCTTGTGGCGCGCGGCCCCCAGGTGCAGGTGCTGGGGCTGACGCTGAGCGAAAGCGGCCTGTGGTCGGCCTGGAACATCCTGGCCAAGGCGACGCTGGGCACCGTCTCGTCCCTGCTGCTGGCCGCCACCACCGAGCCGCGCCGGCTGCTGATCGGCCTGCAGCACCTGCGCGTGCCGCCGCTGCTGGTGCAGATCGCCACGTTCATGTTCCGCTACGCCGATGTGATCGTGGCCGAGATGCAGCGGATGAAGGTGGCGCGGGCCGCCCGCGGCTTCCAGGCGCGCGACGTGCGCGCCTTCGGGGTGCTGGCCCGCTCGGCGGGCGCGCTGTTCCTGCGCTCCTATGAGCGGGGCGAACGGGTCTACCTGGCGATGCTCAGCCGCGGCTACGACGGCCGGATGCCGGTGCTGCACGACAGCCGGGCCGGCGCCGCCCAGTGGGCGGGCGCCGCGCTCCTGCCCGCCGCCGCGGCCCTGGTCGCCTTGAGTGCTTGGATGGTGACGTGACGACCCCCTCTCTTGAGATACGCGGCCTGGCCTACGCCTACCCCGACGGCACCCAGGCCCTGTACGGCGTCGACGTCACCATCGGGCGCGGCGAGCGGGTCGCCCTGCTGGGACCCAACGGCGCCGGCAAGACCACTTTGGTGCTGCACCTGAACGGCATCCTGCACGGCGGCGCGGGCACCGTCCGGGTCGGCGGGCTGACGGTGGACCCCGCCGACCGCCGCACGCTGCAGGAGATCCGCCGCCGCGTCGGCATCGTCTTCCAGGACCCCGACGACCAGCTGTTCATGCCCACCGTCGCCGAGGACGTCGCCTTCGGCCCGGCCAACCTGGGGGTGCGCGGCGCCGAGCTGCAGGATCGGGTGGAGCGGGCGCTGGCCCAGGTGGGCATGCTGGAGGCCGCCGACCGGCCGCCCCAGCACCTGAGTTTCGGGCAGCGGCGGCGGGTGGCGGTGGCCACCGTGCTGGCCATGGAGCCGGAGATCCTGGTCATGGACGAGCCGTCGTCCAACCTGGACCCGGCCGGCCGCCGCGAGCTGGCCGAGATCCTGCGCGGCCTGGAGGTGACCTTGCTGATGGTCACCCACGACCTGCCGTACGCGGCCGAGCTGTGCCCGCGCTCGCTGATCCTGTCCGGCGGCGTGATCGTCGCCGACGGCCCCACCGCCGAGCTGCTGAGCGACGAGGCCCTGCTGCGCGCCCACCGGCTGGAGCTGCCCTACGGCTTCGACCCGGCCTTCTTCGCCCGCCGCTGACCCCGCCGGGACGTCGCTCTCCGTCAGATCCGTCCTGCGGAAAGTAGCCGAATTCCCCCGTGAGCCGGTGGCGACCGGATAGGCTCGGGCCGCTGTCGAAATCGACAACGGTTTTCATGTCCAAAATGGCCCCTTCCGCCCTGCCGCCGGAGCGGGGCGGGGGCGCGGAAGGCTCGATGGGAGGACGGATCGTGAAGGTCGCGTTCGTCGGCAAGGGCGGCAGCGGCAAGACCACCCTGTCGTCGCTGTTCGTCCGCTACCTGGCCGGACGGGGACTGCCGGTGGTGGCCATCGACGCCGACATCAACCAGCAGCTGGGCGTGGCGCTGGGACTGGAGGAGGAGCAGGCCGCCAAGATCCCGGCGCTGGGCGACCACCTCACCGAGATCAAGGAGTACCTGCGCGGCGACAACCCCCGCATCGGCTCGGCGTCCGCCATGATCAAGACCACCCCGCCCGGCCGGGGCTCGCGGCTGCTGCGGATCGGCGGGCAGGACCCGGTGCACGCCCTCGGCGAGGAGGTGGCGGGGGCGACGCTGCTGGTGACCGGGGCCTTCAACGACGAGGACCTGGGGGTGGCCTGCTACCACTCCAAGACCGGGGCGGTGGAGCTGTACCTCAACCACCTGGTCGACGGGCCGGGCGAGTACGTGGTGGTCGACATGACCGCCGGCGCCGACGCCTTCGCCTCCGGCCTGTTCACCCGCTTCGACGTGCTGTTCCTGGTCGCCGAGCCCACCCGGCGGGGCGTGGGCGTCTACCGCCAGTACGTCCGCTACGCCGCCGACCACGATGTGACGATCAGGGTCGTGGGCAACAAGGTCCACGGCGAGCAGGACGTGGCCTACCTGCGCGAACACGTCGGCGACGCGCTGCTGACCTGGGTGGGGCAGTCGGAGGCGGTGCGCGCCATGGAACAGGGCCGCGCGCAGGTCGCGCTGGAGAGGTCCAACGAGGCGGCCCTGGAACGCATGCTGCAGGAGGTGGACGCCCAGGAGAAGGACTGGGCGAAGTTCCACCGCCAGGCCGTGGAGTTCCACATCAAGAACGCCCGGAGCTGGGGCAACCGCGCCGTGGGCCAGGACCTGGAGGCCCAGATCGACCCCGGCTTCCAGATGCCCCCGCCGCAGTGGCGGCGGTCGGCCTGACCCGCCCGCGGCGCAGGGGCCGGCGGCAGGGGGGACCCCCTGCCAGGCCCGCGCCGCGGGCCTGGCAGACTTTCCAGCCATGCGCGTCTACCTTGGATCCGACCACGCCGGCTTCGAACTCAAGCAGCACCTCATCGGCTGGCTGGCGGACAACGGCCATGAACCGGTCGACTGCGGGCCCCAGGTCTACGACGCCGCCGACGACTACCCGCCGTTCGTGCTGCGGGCGGCCGAGCGCACCGCCG contains these protein-coding regions:
- a CDS encoding energy-coupling factor ABC transporter permease, which translates into the protein MHVPDGFFNAPVSIGAGVVAAAGIGLCLRGARRELDERTAPLAGLSAAFVFAAQMINFPVAAGTSGHLMGGALAAILVGPYTGVLCISVVLLVQMLFADGGVTAYGINVTLMALTGVLVGYGVFKAVTALLPGGLAHSRAGLTAASFLGALASVPASALVFVALFALGGTADLPLGAVLGAMLGVHLLIGIGEGVITAITVGTVAAVRPDLVYGLRGRPASPLEIRTPRSVEV
- a CDS encoding PDGLE domain-containing protein, whose amino-acid sequence is MKTGNRRFAVVFLLVALVVAGVVSFYASGDPDGLTKVAEDKGFAAQEKEHPLSGSPLSDYGVKGVENERLSVGLAGVIGVALTAAAGGGLFWVLRRRDGSAAADAPAASGAGKP
- the cbiQ gene encoding cobalt ECF transporter T component CbiQ yields the protein MTGLGRRLYLPEDTPLHRLPPQCKLAAAGAFVLAVVCTPREAVWAFGVYALMLAAVAALARVRPGFLLRRMVIEVPFVAFALLLPLVARGPQVQVLGLTLSESGLWSAWNILAKATLGTVSSLLLAATTEPRRLLIGLQHLRVPPLLVQIATFMFRYADVIVAEMQRMKVARAARGFQARDVRAFGVLARSAGALFLRSYERGERVYLAMLSRGYDGRMPVLHDSRAGAAQWAGAALLPAAAALVALSAWMVT
- a CDS encoding energy-coupling factor ABC transporter ATP-binding protein, coding for MTTPSLEIRGLAYAYPDGTQALYGVDVTIGRGERVALLGPNGAGKTTLVLHLNGILHGGAGTVRVGGLTVDPADRRTLQEIRRRVGIVFQDPDDQLFMPTVAEDVAFGPANLGVRGAELQDRVERALAQVGMLEAADRPPQHLSFGQRRRVAVATVLAMEPEILVMDEPSSNLDPAGRRELAEILRGLEVTLLMVTHDLPYAAELCPRSLILSGGVIVADGPTAELLSDEALLRAHRLELPYGFDPAFFARR
- a CDS encoding ATP-binding protein codes for the protein MKVAFVGKGGSGKTTLSSLFVRYLAGRGLPVVAIDADINQQLGVALGLEEEQAAKIPALGDHLTEIKEYLRGDNPRIGSASAMIKTTPPGRGSRLLRIGGQDPVHALGEEVAGATLLVTGAFNDEDLGVACYHSKTGAVELYLNHLVDGPGEYVVVDMTAGADAFASGLFTRFDVLFLVAEPTRRGVGVYRQYVRYAADHDVTIRVVGNKVHGEQDVAYLREHVGDALLTWVGQSEAVRAMEQGRAQVALERSNEAALERMLQEVDAQEKDWAKFHRQAVEFHIKNARSWGNRAVGQDLEAQIDPGFQMPPPQWRRSA